In the Deinococcus ficus genome, one interval contains:
- a CDS encoding GNAT family N-acetyltransferase — protein sequence MTPFTLRPVTPADLPAFHAVMMAAGMDPRSSWTRTTLQDLERSLFGPGAGGVVAVQAGEVVGVVGFRPDGAATLTLNKLATLPRVRGQGVGRALVAAVEETARQGGYARVLLAVSQFNLDVLPFYAALGYRRTDEPYAHASPHSPPPVVLVRSLGGVG from the coding sequence GTGACGCCCTTCACGCTCCGGCCGGTGACGCCCGCCGACCTGCCCGCCTTTCACGCCGTGATGATGGCGGCCGGCATGGACCCCCGCAGCAGCTGGACCCGCACGACCCTGCAGGACCTGGAACGGTCGCTGTTCGGGCCCGGGGCGGGCGGTGTCGTGGCCGTGCAGGCGGGCGAGGTGGTGGGCGTGGTGGGCTTCCGGCCGGACGGCGCGGCCACGCTAACACTGAATAAGCTCGCCACGCTCCCCCGCGTGCGCGGGCAGGGGGTGGGCCGGGCGCTGGTGGCGGCCGTGGAGGAGACGGCCCGGCAGGGCGGGTACGCGCGGGTGCTGCTGGCGGTCAGCCAGTTCAATCTGGACGTGCTGCCCTTCTACGCGGCCCTGGGGTACCGCCGCACGGACGAACCCTACGCCCACGCCAGCCCGCACAGCCCCCCGCCGGTCGTGCTGGTCCGGTCCCTGGGGGGCGTGGGGTGA
- a CDS encoding GNAT family N-acetyltransferase: MTPDLPGGYALRPATAPDAEAIAVQRGQMFVDMGALTDAQAWAQRGQWTDWLRSALPAGVYTGFLVEHGRQVVAGVGVMLHPQIPTLTDPATQRAHVLNMYVSPAHRRRGLAEALMHAALSHVRACGLRSVTLNAAPMGRPLYERLGFTESGSPEMRLTLDGPA; encoded by the coding sequence ATGACGCCCGACCTGCCCGGCGGGTACGCGCTGCGCCCGGCCACCGCGCCGGACGCGGAGGCCATCGCCGTGCAGCGCGGGCAGATGTTCGTGGACATGGGCGCCCTGACCGACGCTCAGGCCTGGGCGCAGCGCGGCCAGTGGACCGACTGGCTCCGCTCGGCCCTGCCCGCCGGGGTGTACACCGGGTTTCTGGTCGAGCACGGCAGGCAGGTGGTGGCGGGCGTGGGTGTGATGCTGCACCCGCAGATTCCCACCCTGACCGACCCGGCCACGCAGCGCGCCCACGTCCTGAACATGTACGTGAGCCCCGCCCACCGCCGCCGCGGACTGGCGGAGGCGCTGATGCACGCCGCGCTCTCGCACGTGCGGGCCTGCGGCCTGCGCAGCGTCACGCTGAACGCCGCGCCTATGGGCCGGCCCCTCTACGAGCGGCTGGGCTTCACCGAGTCCGGCAGTCCCGAGATGCGCCTCACCCTGGACGGCCCGGCGTGA
- a CDS encoding argininosuccinate synthase has protein sequence MTQTGTPTPEQRQKIVLAYSGGLDTSIILKWLAEERGYDVVAFTADLGQGDEVEEARVKALNTGAVSAYALDLREEFVRDYVFPMFRASALYEGYYLLGTSIARPLIAKKMVEIAEKEGAVAVAHGATGKGNDQVRFEMTAYALKPDIVTVAPWRDWDFQGRADLEAYAREHGIPVPTTKKDPWSTDANMLHISYEGGILEDPWAEPPAHMWKLTVPVEQAPDEAEYVEVEFEQGDPVAINGERLSPAALLTKANEIGGRNGVGRLDLVENRFVGMKSRGVYETPGGTLLYHARRAVESITLDREVLHQRDALGPKYAELVYNGFWFAPEREALQVYLDFVASSVTGVARLKLYKGNVITVGRRAPRSLYDKDLVSFEAGGDYNQHDAGAFIKLNALRMRVQARVDAKAEKQG, from the coding sequence ATGACCCAGACAGGCACCCCCACCCCCGAGCAGCGGCAGAAGATCGTCCTCGCCTACAGCGGCGGCCTGGACACCAGCATCATCCTCAAGTGGCTCGCCGAGGAACGCGGCTACGACGTCGTCGCCTTCACCGCCGACCTGGGCCAGGGCGACGAGGTGGAAGAAGCCCGCGTCAAGGCCCTGAACACCGGCGCCGTCAGCGCCTACGCCCTGGACCTCCGCGAGGAGTTCGTGCGCGACTACGTGTTCCCCATGTTCCGCGCCAGCGCCCTGTACGAGGGCTACTACCTGCTCGGCACCAGCATCGCCCGCCCCCTGATCGCCAAGAAGATGGTCGAGATCGCCGAGAAGGAAGGTGCGGTCGCCGTCGCGCACGGCGCCACCGGCAAGGGCAACGACCAGGTCCGCTTCGAGATGACCGCCTACGCCCTGAAGCCCGACATCGTCACCGTCGCCCCCTGGCGCGACTGGGACTTCCAGGGCCGCGCCGACCTGGAAGCCTACGCCCGTGAGCACGGCATTCCCGTCCCCACCACCAAGAAAGACCCCTGGAGCACGGACGCGAACATGCTGCACATCAGCTACGAGGGGGGCATCCTGGAAGACCCCTGGGCCGAGCCGCCCGCGCACATGTGGAAACTGACTGTGCCGGTCGAGCAGGCGCCCGACGAGGCCGAGTACGTGGAGGTGGAGTTCGAGCAGGGTGACCCGGTCGCCATCAACGGCGAGCGCCTGAGCCCGGCCGCGCTGCTCACGAAGGCCAACGAGATCGGCGGGCGCAACGGCGTGGGCCGCCTGGACCTGGTGGAGAACCGCTTCGTGGGCATGAAGTCCCGCGGCGTGTACGAGACGCCCGGCGGGACGCTGCTGTACCACGCCCGCCGCGCCGTGGAGAGCATCACCCTGGACCGCGAGGTGCTGCACCAGCGCGACGCCCTTGGCCCCAAGTACGCCGAACTGGTCTACAACGGCTTCTGGTTCGCGCCGGAACGCGAGGCGCTGCAGGTGTACCTGGATTTCGTGGCCAGCAGCGTGACCGGCGTGGCCCGCCTGAAGCTGTACAAGGGCAACGTGATCACCGTGGGCCGCCGCGCGCCCCGCAGCCTGTACGACAAGGACCTCGTGAGCTTCGAGGCGGGCGGCGACTACAACCAGCACGACGCCGGCGCGTTCATCAAACTGAACGCCCTGCGCATGCGCGTGCAGGCCCGCGTGGACGCCAAAGCGGAGAAGCAGGGCTGA